In the Bacillus sp. FJAT-42376 genome, GGTCTAAAAGCTCCGTTCCCTTTTCTTTTTTAGCTGTCTGAAGCTCTTCTTCGATAATTTTTTCCACTTCCTGCTGCAGTTCGATATCCAAAGTCAAAATCAGGTCTTTACCGCTTTTTCCTTCCGAAACAATTTGGGTATTCAGGATATTCCCTTCTGCATCGGTGATATTTTTAGCTCTCGCTTTTTCACCCTGGAGAACATCCTCGTATTCCATTTCGAGATAGCTCGTCCCTACACGGTCATTCAGGCTGTACCCTTTTGCCAGAAACGTATCCCTCTGTTCTTTTGGTATGCCCTGTTCCGGGGATGAAATGCTGCCGATCATGGTTCTGAGCATAGATCCATATGGATATTTCCTTTCCCAGTCAGCCGTAATATTGACTCCGGGAAGATCCTGAAGATGTTCACTTACCGTAGCTACTTCTTTTGGAGTGACATCTTTATTTTTGATAATCTGAGGCGTCATCGAGTACCCTGCATCCATCTGTCTCTTTATAGCGAGAATTTCAAGCTCTTGTTTAGAGATTTCAGCGAGGTCCTTCTTTGTAATCCGGTCAAGCTGGAGATCATACAGCTGTTCTTCCGGAATCTCCCCGTTTTCTGCCTTTTGTTTATCCTTACCGGTTATTTTCTTCTTTGCCTCATCAGGCCGGGTCATAATCCAATAATCTTTTAAGTCCCTCTCTGTTACCTTATCTGTTTTCTGTTCAATCATTCGCGCAAGGGATTTTGCAACAGCAAGCCGTTCATCTTGGCTCGTGCCGGGAGATCTCGTATATGTAATCGCATTCAGCGGCTCATTGTCCACGATTGCAGAGTAGTTGCGATCGTACATTTTTCCTCTCGGAACCGTTGAACTGACATCTGCTTCCTCTTTCCTGTCCAGATCTTTTTGGTAATCCTGACCATATACAATCTGAACAATTCCCAGTCTGAGAACGATTCCGCAAAAAATAAGAAAGACCACCAGGAAAAGAACATTTAACCGGCCCGGCAAAAACCTTCGTCTTCTGCTTTTTTTATCTCTCGTCATTTGGCACCGCCTTTACTCTTTTTCTTAAATGAAGAAAGAAGGGGCTGTCCGTAAAGTAACTTTTAGATGTTCCGCTTGCGACGAAACCCAAATTAATTTGCGCTGATTTCCGCTGCAGGATTCCCTCATCCAGAAGCAGCCGCTGAGCCTTCTCAAGTTCAGAGTCTAACCCTGCCAGAGGAGTGTCCCCCTTCAGCTTCAGTCAGCCAGTCACACATTTCAAACGAAAACAGGGAAACGCCGGGAATGCGTCGCCCTGTTTTAAGTGAATGAGACTTTTTAGACAGCTCCATAATTATTGTATTCTTTTTTTACTGTCATTTCTATAATGGTGTCCGTTTGTTACAAAATTGTAAGGAATCCGATTAAGTTCCGTTTTCTCCATCCATCAGGTTCGATTCTGCAGCAAGAAGTTCCCCATCTTCCTTATTAATGGAAACGGACGGTTCAGGGAGATGAATTTTTCGCACAAATAAATAAATGAACGCATGCCCTGCCCCTATAACCGCAAGAAAAACAGGAAGGGCGGTCTTAACATTCAATTGGCTCACTACTATAATGAAACCCAGTAAAGAGACTACTCTTCCGGCATTCAGAAATATTTCCCTTACTACAATATATTCGACCCTTGCCACTGCAGCATTCCATGCTCTTCCTATTACATCATAGGTAATGGATACATACGGAACGAGAAGCATGGGATACGCAATTGCGATACAAACCGCATAAATCAGAAGGTTCAGATAGGACATCTTAAAAAGGATAATGAATATAGAGGAGTAAAGCAAAAGACCGCCGAGTAAAATAGCCTTCTTCCGGACTCTTTTTGTAATAATCCGGGATGCGGCGTAATAAGCAAGAAAAGCTACCGCGGAGTTAATCATCCCAAATGTGCCTAAAGCAAGTTCGCTGCCGGTGGTGATAAAGACGAAGACACCAATAACAAATATAAACGTTCCTTCACGGAGTCCCTGAAAGAAATGGGCTCCTGTAATCAGCTTCCAGTTCGGATCATTTTTCCTCTCCTGAAAAACCTTTTTGATGACATATTGTCCATGAGAAGGTCTTCTCTTCAGCAAAAAACTCATCCCCACAGCACAGGCAAATAGGACAAGTGAAATAGCGAAAATAACATTATAGCCTTTGTTTCCCGCAAAAAAGGAGATAACAAGCCCTGCTGCAATAGGGCCAATCATGCCGGCCGAGGATGTTAAGATCCCTAAAAACCCATTAAAAAAATCTCTCGTTTCAGGCTCTGTAATTTCGAACGTTAATACATTAAAAGCCAGCCAGTAAAAACCGTAGCCGATCCCAAGCATTGCCCCCATCAGAACAATAAACTGATTGGCATGGCTTCCGATAATCAGGACGAGGATATAAAATACGGACAGGAACAGGACTCCAAGACGAAGAACGATGACACGGTCAATTTTTTTCGCCCATCTTCCCGCCAGAATAAAGGTAAGTGGCTGCATAACGACAATGGATAGATTGTAAACACCGAGATCAGCCAGTTTACCGGTCTGTTTCCAGAGGTACACATTCACAAAGGAGTTCGATAATGCAATACTGAGGGAATAGAGCCCCCCTATTGTAAGAAGCAGGAGCAAATCTTTATTAATTTCTATGTTCCCGATGAGTTTTTGCAGTTTAGCCATAGCAAAACTTCCTTTCTGTCTCGTACTAGTTTGGCACGAAGGAAAGGAGTTATGTATTTAAAAACAAATCGGTTTTTGCTGTGCATTAATGAATAGACCTGCTGCCTCCGGCAGACAAAAAAAGAAGCGGGGAAATTTCCCGCTTCTTTTATGCTTCTTATTTGGCTGCTTCGTAGCGTTTAGAAACCTCATCCCAGTTTACAACATTCCAGAAGGAATTGATGTAATCAGGACGGCGGTTTTGATAATTCAAGTAGTAGGCATGCTCCCAAACATCAAGACCAAGAACCGGAGTTTTGCCCTCCATAAGAGGTGAATCCTGGTTAGGTGTGCTTGTCACTTCCAATTCGCCGTTGTTCACAACAAGCCAAGCCCATCCTGAACCGAAACGGGTTGTTGCCGCTTTTGCGAATTCTTCTTTGAAAGCGTCAAATCCGCCAAACTTGCTGCTGATTGCATCTGCAAGAGCGCCTGAAGGTTGTCCTCCGCCATTTGGAGAAAGGATTTGCCAGAAGAAAGAGTGGTTAGAGTGACCGCCGCCGTTGTTGCGGACAGCTGTTCTTTTTTCTTCAGGAATTGCATCCAGATTGGAGATTAGCTCGTCAATGCTCTTACCTGAAAGGTCTTCATGTCCTTCAAGTGCAGCATTCACATTTGTTACATACGTATTGTGATGTTTCGTGTGGTGAATGTTCATTGTTTCCTTATCGATATGAGGCTCAAGTGCATCATAAGCATAAGGCAGTTGCGGAAGTTCGTAAGCCATTTAAATCTCCTCCTTGAAATAGTATGTATTGCCAAGCTAGGGATAAAACCTTTAGCTTTCTGGAATCAGCGTACCAAATTTAATGAAATGTTTCAATGAATTTGATTGGGTGATGATACCGCTGCCACCATCATTATGCAGCCCGCCATTCTCATCAGAAAATCACGAATAAAAAGTAGCCGATCATTATCAGCTGAATGATGCTTTTGGCAAATACCCCCGAAATGAAACCAATCAGTGACCCAAGACCGACCTTTACCGAAGTTGTAAAGTCTTTCCGGTGCACAATCATTTCTGCGATTACCGCTCCAAGGAACGGACCGATCAGAATGCCGGCAATAGGAATCGCGACCGGACCGACGAGGAGACCGATTGTACTGCCCCAAATCGCAGCCCTGCTTCCCCCTACTCTTTTCACACCGATTAAATTCGTTACATAATCAGCTGCAAAAAGCACGGCAACAAAAATCCCCTCAATCATCCAGAATGTGTAGCCGAATTGATCAAAGCCGTAAAACCAGCCGTATAATAAAAATCCGCCTACAATAAAAATGACACTTGGAATAATCGGATAAACAAGCCCTGCAAAGGCAATAACAAATGCGGCAATAATGAGAATCCAGTAAAAAATGTCCATTTTGTACCTCCACAGCAGAATAAAAGCGCGTCCGCTTCCATGCCTATAATTTCATTATATCTTAAATTTAAGATATTACTCTTATTTACGGTATCCAAGTACCGCTTCTGCAATGTTTACACAATGGTCCCCTATTCTCTCCAGATTGCTTACGATATCTACAAATACCATACCCGCCTGTGCTGAACAATCACCATTATTCATACGAAGAATATGTTTCTTCCTCAAAGTTCGCTCCATCCTGTCAATCCGGTCTTCTGCTTCCAGAACCCGATTCGCAAGCCCTGTGTCCCGGTCATCAAGTGATTGAACGGCGTTTTCCAGAGTTTTCACCGTCAGCTCAAACATTTCATTTAAATCAGACATGGCTTCATCTGTTATTTTCACTTTATTTGAAAGCTTATAATCCACTAATTCCACAATATTTTCAAAATGATCACCTACCCGTTCTATATCCCTTACCGTATCGATCAGCACGGAATGTTCCTCAGACTCATGTTCATTCATTTCATTACGGGAAATAAGGATGAGGTAATCAGTAATTTTCCTGTCAAGATTATTTATCGCTTCTTCGATCTGAAGAGCGGAGTGTGCGTGTTTTTGCTGGTTTACCGTCAAGTAATCATTCGTTTCTTTTAATCCTTTGACAGAAAACCGCCCCATTCTTAATACTTCTTCTTTTGCTTGTCCAAGTGCAATGGAAGATGACTGTTCAATAAACAACGGATCTAAGTGCTTCGTCCGGTATTCAATGGACGGATCTTCACCAGGTATCATTTTTTCGGCAGCCCAAGCAAGCGCACCGATGAATGGAAGCTGAATAAGAGCATTAGTTATATTAAATGTGCCATGGGCAAAAGCAATGGCCATCGCCGGACTTAAGCTCAAATTGGTTTCCAAAGATTGAATAAAAACCGTGTATAAAGGCAATACAACGAGAAAAATAGAGGTCCCGGCAACATTAAATATGACATGCGCCATCGCAGCCCTTCTGGCAGCAATGGAGGCACCTATCGACGCCAATACTGCTGTAATCGTTGTACCGATATTGTCCCCGAACATTACGGGAAGCGCTGCATGCAAATCAACAAGATTCTGGCCATATAACTCCTGCAATATTCCGATTGTGGCACTGGAGCTTTGCACTACACCTGTAAGAATGGTTCCGGCGAGCACCCCAAGCAGAGGGTTTGAGCTTAACGTTAATGTCAAGTCCTCGAAAAAAGCAAGATTTCCAAGAGGGCGCAATCCGCTGCCCATCAATTCCAGCCCGAAGAATAGAGCGCCGAATCCAAATACAACCTGCCCTGCATGATGGGCTTTTTTATTTTTAATAAAATACAAGAGGATGGAACCGGCAGCTAGTACAGGAAGAGCATAATCCGTTACGTTAATACCAATAATGAATGCTGTAACCGTCGTCCCGATATTTGCGCCCATGATTACACCGATTGCCTGCCTTAGTTTCATAAAACCTGCACTGACAAGACCTACGGCTATAACCGTTGTTCCGCTGCTGGATTGAATAAGAACAGTTACAGCGATACCGGCGATTACTGCCATTACCGAATTGGAAGTGTATCGGTCGAGCATATCCCGAAGTCTGTTTCCAGCTGCGCGCTGCAATCCTTCCCCCATGTACTTAATTCCAAATAAAAAAATCCCCAAGCCCCCTAAAAACTCAAAAATAACCCGTTGGAGATCAAATTCCATCCGTGTTTCCCTCCAGATGTCTCTCTTTAGTCCATTAATCAAGTCAATTATTAAGCAATTGTGTATTTATTGTAAAGTATTTTTAGGAAAACAGCATTTATTTTTAATAATGGCCCTCTGCTCCCGTCCTCTCTATGCACTTGTTTATGATCCTTCCGGAAGGTAAAATGAGAAATGATTGATTGAAAAGGAAGTGACCGAGTGAACATATTTAAACAAATGGCAAAAAGCCTTTACTCTCCGAAAGATATTGCCGTTTTCAGATTCCAGGGAATTGGAAAAACTATTCTCTACATTTTTTTCCTGACTTTAATCTCCATCCTGCCTGCCTCTGTCTTCCTGGGGCTTACAATCGGAAGCAGTATTACAGCTATACAGAATACAGTGAACAGCAGCCTTCCCGATTTTGAGATTAAAGATGGTACATTAACCGCACAAACAGATAAACCTGTTGAAATTAAACAGGGTGAGATCATTATTGTTCTGGATCCTACCGGGACATATACCGCAAAAGAAATGGAGCAGAAGAACAATTCAGTTGGTATTCTAAAAAATGAATTCGTTCTTGTATCCAACGGTTCTCCACAGGTGATTTCGTATACAAGTGCAGGGAATTTTACAATCACGAAAGCCCAAATTGCTGATTTTGCCAAACAGACAGGACAATTAAAACCGGTTATTATAGCTGCTGTTTTAATCCTGCTTTACCTCGTATCCTCTTTTTCAAAATTTATAGAAGTTACGATCCTCGCTTTACTCGGACTGGTTATTCGGAACATGCTTAAGAAAAAGGTGAACTTCAAACAGTCATGGGTGATGTCTGCCTACGCTGTGACACTTGCCACCCTTTTCTTCACGATCATGACGAGCTTGCAGGCAGCTGTTCCGAGCCAGGGACTTGTCCAATGGTTTGTTCATATCGTTATGCTATACCTGGCCGTTAAAGAAATTCCTTCCAAAACAGAACCGGCAGCCATCACTTAATGACTGCATAAAAACAGAGCGAAAATACCCGCTCTGTTTTTTTATGGTTCCGTATTACCAGCCTAAGAGATGATTATTCTTGAGGAATTAGGGTATTTGTCAGGATAAATCATGAATACTGGGAGTATGAATAATGATCGGTGAAAAAATGCAGCAATACTTGAGCAAAGCGTTTTTACTAAGTCTGGTTTTTGCCGTTTTATTTGGATTAACAGCCTATTTTGTCCATAAAGATTTAGTGATTTCGTTTGATCAGCATGTGATTTCCTTTGTCCAGACTTTTGAATCCCCGCCAGTGACGGACATCATGAAATTTTTGTCCTGGGCCGGGTCCGGTACCATCGTTTTCATACTGGCGGTATTATCTCTGCTGATATTCAGAAAAATACTGATGCATCGAAGCGAGGTCCTTCTCTATGTCACCGTCGTCCTTGGTTCAGCAATGCTGAATCAGATTTTAAAACTTCTTTTTCATCGGCCAAGACCTGATTTCCACAGACTTTCCTCTGCGCAGGGCTTTAGCTTTCCAAGCGGCCATTCAATGGAAGCAGTGGCCTTTTACGGTATTCTTGCTTTCATTCTGTGGAAGCATCTGAAAAGCCGCAGGGGCAAAAACTTGCTGGTGCTGTTCAGCATTCTCATGATTGCCGGCATCGGACTCAGCAGAATATACTTGGGTGTTCATTATCCAAGTGATGTATTAGGCGGCTATTTATGCAGCATTTGCTGGCTTACCCTATCGATTTGGCATTATCAGCAGGGAAAAGACCGGGCCATCAAACAAAGACAAAGACACTCAGATTTCTCCCGCTTCAATGGGAATTAAACCTGAATTTATCTGCAAAAAAGCACGCGGCATTTTAGATTACCTCGTCCAATTTATGGCTAAAAGAATACAAAATCAAAATAGCTTTTTACAGAGGAGTGTAAAAAAATCACACATTAGAGAAAATATTGGAGTGGAATCCCCCCGGTAAGCATTCCGGGGGTTTTCTTAGTGAAAGTCCGTTGGTTTTAAAGGAAGGTTCAGTCTGATTAAAGGCTGTCCGTCAGAAGAAGGTTCATCGCCCGTCAAAGAAAAAGCAGGCTGCCAAAACATACGAAAAGGAAATGGGACAAGGATTTTGAAACGGACTACCGGACTGCACCACATTCTTTCTTGTAAGGCTAAATAAATGTTTATGCGGCATGTTTTAAATGGGACAAGCATATGCTGTATCATTCCAGGCATAAAGGGTGATTTGTCAGTGAAAAGGCTCATTTTGCTTTGTTCCATCGCACTGCTCGCGTATATTATTTATTATGATTTAAGAATTGGAACCATCCCTGCAAACGAAACAGACACCCTGATCGTTTCTGCACAGCCTGCCGGAAAAGAAAGCTTTAAAAAACTGAATGTCCGCAAAGGCGAATCCGTTCTAATCATGATCAACAAAGTGAATGGAAACTCGATTCCAGTCCCTCTGGAAACGGCAGTCAAAGATTTTGAAAAGCTGAATCCAGGCACGAAAGCCAATCGGATTCTTACAGGACACTCCTACAAATTCCCTGTGTATGAGTAGCCGATTTGTCTATTTCCTTGTCAATACATCCAAATCACTGATACAATATGGGAGGAAAAGATATCATTCTGGTTACCAAACCTATATGAATAAGGAGCGATCCACACGTGGGTGAAATCACACATCGTACAAAGACTCGTCCCGTCAAAGTCGGCAATCTAACGATTGGCGGAAATAATGAGTTAATTATACAAAGCATGACTACCACTAAAACACATGACGTCGAAGCAACGGTTGCGGAAATTAACCGGCTTGAAGAAGCAGGCTGCCAGGTCGTCCGGGTTGCATGCCCTGATGAACGTGCTGCTGATGCGATTGCGGAAATTAAAAAGCGAATCAACATACCTCTTGTTGTTGATATCCACTTTGACTATAAACTTGCTCTTAAAGCCATTGAAGGCGGAGCAGATAAAATACGGATCAACCCTGGGAACATCGGGCGCAGGGAAAAAGTAGAAGCCGTGGTAAATGCGGCTAAAGCAAAAGGGATTCCGATTCGCATTGGCGTAAATGCCGGTTCTCTTGAGAAACGCATCCTTGAAAAATATGGATATCCTACAGCGGATGGAATGGTCGAAAGCGCCCTGCACCATATTAAAATCCTGGAAGACCTTGACTTTCATGATATCATCGTCTCCATGAAGGCTTCTGATGTCAACCTGGCGATTGAAGCGTATGAGAAAGCTTCCAGAGCCTTTGATTATCCATTGCACCTCGGGATTACAGAATCCGGGACGCTTTTTGCGGGTACGGTCAAAAGCGCGGCCGGCCTTGGAGCGATCTTGAGAATGGGAATTGGAAACACTCTCCGCATCTCTCTAAGCGCGGACCCAGTTGAAGAAATTAAGGTAGCCCGTGAGCTTCTTAAATCCTTTGGGCTTGCTTCCAATGCTGCGACATTGATTTCATGTCCAACCTGCGGACGGATTGAAATTGACCTAATCAGCATTGCAAACGAGGTTGAAGAGTATATTTCCAGCATTAAGGCCCCAATTAAAGTCGCAGTTCTTGGCTGCGCGGTGAACGGTCCCGGTGAAGCAAGAGAGGCGGACATTGGAATCGCAGGAGCACGCGGTGAAGGTCTCTTATTTATGAAAGGCCAGATTGTAAGGAAAGTTCCGGAAGAAACAATGGTTGAGGAATTGAAAAAAGAAATCGATAAACTCGCTGAAGAGCATTATGCAAAGCAGGCTGCTGAAAAAGCAGAAGTTAATTCCTAAAATAAGATGGGCACTCCCAAACGGGAGTGCCCATCTTCATTATTAAAAGAATGGAGTAACAAACAATCCGAGAATCAGGGAAACTGCACCAATTCCAATTGCCCAGGCCCCTAATGTGCTGGCACCTTTTCTTCTGGCCACAAATCCTACGATGATTCCCGCAGCTCCGAGAATAACGGGAAGCAAAAACAGGGAAATAATGGAGAGTGCGATGGCGATGTATCCGGTTGTTCTTCCTTCAGCCGCCCCATCACGGTCATGATTATCATCTGCATACTGTTCCTCTTTACGGTAAGAACCAATCGGAGGAGCAACCTCTGCAGCAGTTTCTTCCTTATATTCACGGTGCTTGTCCATTTCCATTAATTCATCACGGTTATTCAAACCATTCACCTGATCTGAGTTCGTCATGCCGCCGTGATCTTCAAAGTGTCTTTCATC is a window encoding:
- a CDS encoding superoxide dismutase; protein product: MAYELPQLPYAYDALEPHIDKETMNIHHTKHHNTYVTNVNAALEGHEDLSGKSIDELISNLDAIPEEKRTAVRNNGGGHSNHSFFWQILSPNGGGQPSGALADAISSKFGGFDAFKEEFAKAATTRFGSGWAWLVVNNGELEVTSTPNQDSPLMEGKTPVLGLDVWEHAYYLNYQNRRPDYINSFWNVVNWDEVSKRYEAAK
- a CDS encoding MFS transporter gives rise to the protein MAKLQKLIGNIEINKDLLLLLTIGGLYSLSIALSNSFVNVYLWKQTGKLADLGVYNLSIVVMQPLTFILAGRWAKKIDRVIVLRLGVLFLSVFYILVLIIGSHANQFIVLMGAMLGIGYGFYWLAFNVLTFEITEPETRDFFNGFLGILTSSAGMIGPIAAGLVISFFAGNKGYNVIFAISLVLFACAVGMSFLLKRRPSHGQYVIKKVFQERKNDPNWKLITGAHFFQGLREGTFIFVIGVFVFITTGSELALGTFGMINSAVAFLAYYAASRIITKRVRKKAILLGGLLLYSSIFIILFKMSYLNLLIYAVCIAIAYPMLLVPYVSITYDVIGRAWNAAVARVEYIVVREIFLNAGRVVSLLGFIIVVSQLNVKTALPVFLAVIGAGHAFIYLFVRKIHLPEPSVSINKEDGELLAAESNLMDGENGT
- a CDS encoding phosphatase PAP2 family protein, with product MIGEKMQQYLSKAFLLSLVFAVLFGLTAYFVHKDLVISFDQHVISFVQTFESPPVTDIMKFLSWAGSGTIVFILAVLSLLIFRKILMHRSEVLLYVTVVLGSAMLNQILKLLFHRPRPDFHRLSSAQGFSFPSGHSMEAVAFYGILAFILWKHLKSRRGKNLLVLFSILMIAGIGLSRIYLGVHYPSDVLGGYLCSICWLTLSIWHYQQGKDRAIKQRQRHSDFSRFNGN
- a CDS encoding DUF1189 domain-containing protein; this translates as MNIFKQMAKSLYSPKDIAVFRFQGIGKTILYIFFLTLISILPASVFLGLTIGSSITAIQNTVNSSLPDFEIKDGTLTAQTDKPVEIKQGEIIIVLDPTGTYTAKEMEQKNNSVGILKNEFVLVSNGSPQVISYTSAGNFTITKAQIADFAKQTGQLKPVIIAAVLILLYLVSSFSKFIEVTILALLGLVIRNMLKKKVNFKQSWVMSAYAVTLATLFFTIMTSLQAAVPSQGLVQWFVHIVMLYLAVKEIPSKTEPAAIT
- the ispG gene encoding flavodoxin-dependent (E)-4-hydroxy-3-methylbut-2-enyl-diphosphate synthase encodes the protein MGEITHRTKTRPVKVGNLTIGGNNELIIQSMTTTKTHDVEATVAEINRLEEAGCQVVRVACPDERAADAIAEIKKRINIPLVVDIHFDYKLALKAIEGGADKIRINPGNIGRREKVEAVVNAAKAKGIPIRIGVNAGSLEKRILEKYGYPTADGMVESALHHIKILEDLDFHDIIVSMKASDVNLAIEAYEKASRAFDYPLHLGITESGTLFAGTVKSAAGLGAILRMGIGNTLRISLSADPVEEIKVARELLKSFGLASNAATLISCPTCGRIEIDLISIANEVEEYISSIKAPIKVAVLGCAVNGPGEAREADIGIAGARGEGLLFMKGQIVRKVPEETMVEELKKEIDKLAEEHYAKQAAEKAEVNS
- a CDS encoding Na/Pi cotransporter family protein; protein product: MEFDLQRVIFEFLGGLGIFLFGIKYMGEGLQRAAGNRLRDMLDRYTSNSVMAVIAGIAVTVLIQSSSGTTVIAVGLVSAGFMKLRQAIGVIMGANIGTTVTAFIIGINVTDYALPVLAAGSILLYFIKNKKAHHAGQVVFGFGALFFGLELMGSGLRPLGNLAFFEDLTLTLSSNPLLGVLAGTILTGVVQSSSATIGILQELYGQNLVDLHAALPVMFGDNIGTTITAVLASIGASIAARRAAMAHVIFNVAGTSIFLVVLPLYTVFIQSLETNLSLSPAMAIAFAHGTFNITNALIQLPFIGALAWAAEKMIPGEDPSIEYRTKHLDPLFIEQSSSIALGQAKEEVLRMGRFSVKGLKETNDYLTVNQQKHAHSALQIEEAINNLDRKITDYLILISRNEMNEHESEEHSVLIDTVRDIERVGDHFENIVELVDYKLSNKVKITDEAMSDLNEMFELTVKTLENAVQSLDDRDTGLANRVLEAEDRIDRMERTLRKKHILRMNNGDCSAQAGMVFVDIVSNLERIGDHCVNIAEAVLGYRK
- a CDS encoding DUF456 domain-containing protein → MDIFYWILIIAAFVIAFAGLVYPIIPSVIFIVGGFLLYGWFYGFDQFGYTFWMIEGIFVAVLFAADYVTNLIGVKRVGGSRAAIWGSTIGLLVGPVAIPIAGILIGPFLGAVIAEMIVHRKDFTTSVKVGLGSLIGFISGVFAKSIIQLIMIGYFLFVIF
- a CDS encoding DUF308 domain-containing protein — encoded protein: MEMDKHREYKEETAAEVAPPIGSYRKEEQYADDNHDRDGAAEGRTTGYIAIALSIISLFLLPVILGAAGIIVGFVARRKGASTLGAWAIGIGAVSLILGLFVTPFF